From Phoenix dactylifera cultivar Barhee BC4 unplaced genomic scaffold, palm_55x_up_171113_PBpolish2nd_filt_p 000447F, whole genome shotgun sequence, a single genomic window includes:
- the LOC103722817 gene encoding uncharacterized protein LOC103722817, producing the protein MGDPGLGKPRGADRSQRSVPVQGLQCRFRRGLRWRRGDQCSRKCPISNLSVEELADLERWFSQVVVVPLERLEQARTEWEGRVVIVRSLGRHVLAELVARDLQTRNKLKAPIEAFPMANGLMTLRFGSEDDREVTMGVGPWLVAGQLLAMEKWLPDFNPGTHIVSRTVVWVRLPKLPMEYWDKTTIMSILAEAGQPLNFNGSTSERRCIGYAQTKVEINVLLPLVPGAFVLGGKKKFWQVFVYKDLLGLGFRCARLGHQDGECPLHREKGRAAATMTV; encoded by the coding sequence ATGGGAGATCCCGGGCTTGGTAAGCCAAGGGGTGCTGATCGGAGCCAACGGTCGGTTCCAGTGCAGGGGTTGCAGTGTCGGTTCCGACGTGGTCTGCGGTGGCGCAGGGGAGATCAGTGCAGCCGGAAATGTCCTATTTCCAACCTTAGTGTGGAGGAGTTGGCGGACCTGGAACGGTGGTTCTCTCAGGTGGTAGTGGTTCCATTGGAGCGACTGGAGCAGGCCCGGACGGAGTGGGAGGGAAGGGTCGTCATCGTGAGGAGTCTAGGGCGGCATGTCCTAGCAGAGTTGGTTGCACGAGATCTTCAAACCCGGAACAAGTTAAAGGCTCCGATTGAAGCTTTCCCAATGGCAAACGGGCTCATGACCCTTCGGTTCGGCTCGGAGGATGATCGGGAGGTTACGATGGGGGTTGGCCCGTGGTTGGTGGCGGGCCAGCTTTTGGCAATGGAGAAGTGGCTGCCCGATTTCAACCCGGGCACCCACATTGTCAGTCGGACGGTGGTCTGGGTCCGGCTGCCTAAGCTCCCTATGGAGTACTGGGATAAGACGACTATAATGTCGATACTTGCAGAGGCAGGGCAACCACTAAATTTTAATGGCTCTACTAGTGAACGCCGGTGCATCGGCTATGCCCAGACGAAGGTGGAGATCAATGTCCTCCTCCCTTTGGTACCCGGTGCCTTTGTCTTAGGGGGGAAGAAGAAGTTCTGGCAGGTCTTCGTCTACAAAGACCTGCTGGGGCTAGGCTTtcggtgtgctcggttggggcatCAAGACGGAGAGTGCCCGCTTCACCGGGAGAAGGGCCGCGCGGCTGCCACAATGACTGTCTAG